A segment of the Streptomyces sp. ITFR-21 genome:
TCCGAAGGGCTCGCGCCGGTCATCATCGACGAGCTGGCCGAGGCGCTGCGCGAAGTACAGCGCTCCGGCGTCGGCCTGCTGACCGTCGAGCAGCATCTCGGACTCGTCCGGCGGGTCGCCGACCGGTTCGTACTCCTGGAAAAGGGTGTCGCCACCCACGAGGAACCCATCGCAAACCTCGACAACGACGAAGTCAAGCAGTTGCTCGCGCTCTAGCCCAGCTGCCGTCGCCCGGCCATGTCCTCGGCCGGGCGATCCTCACCCGCGTACGTCCGAACCATCAGCAATGGAGCTCAGATGTTTTCTCGGAAGTCGACGCGCCGCGTCGGTGCCGCGCTGTCCGCTGTGGCGCTGGCCGCCATGGTCGCCGCCTGCTCGTCAAGCGGGTCCGGAGGTGGTGGTAAGAGCAGCGACGTCATCAAGGTCGGCGTGCTGTCCTCGAACAACCCGACGTTCGCCCTCGTGAGTTCGCAGACCATCTCGGCCGCCAAGGCCGCCGCCGCCAACATCAAGACCCCCGGCGGACAGAAGCTGGAGGTCGTCCCGATCGAGAACGACGGCACACCCGCGGACGCGGTGCAGACCGTCAGTCGCGCCGTCCGGGAGGACAACGTCCACTTCATCACCGGCTTCTTCACCTCCGCCATCGCCGCCGCGCTGAGCAAGCAGGCGTCGCAGCTCGGCGTCGTGGTCCTCGACGCCGACTCGAAGGACCCGAGCCTGACCGCGGCGAACTGTTCGAACAACTACTTCCGCATCGCGATGAGCAGCGTGACGTTCACGCGTGGCGCGATCAGCGTCGGCCTGACCAAGAACGCCAAGACGTGGGACATCGTCGCCGCCGACGACGCGACCGGACACGGGGCGGCCGAGGAGTTCGCCCGGCAGGCGAAGGCGGCCGGCATCACGATCGTCAAGCAGGTCTTCACGCCCAACGGCGCCAGCGACTACGCCCCCTACATCAGCAAGCTCAAAGCCAGTCCGGCCGACGCCCTGCTGGTGCCGTTGTCCGGTGAGGACGGCCAGACCTTCGCCAAACAGGCCAACTCCTTCGGCCTGTTCCCCTCCTACAAGCTGATCCTCGGCGAATCGCTGCTGTCGGCCTCCGACCTCGCCGAAGGCAGTGCGCTCAAGGGCGTCCAGGAGGTGCTCACGTGGAACCCGGACTCCGCCTCGGCTGAGGCCGCGACCTTCCTGAAGGAGTTCCCGCCCCAGAACAAGGGCGTTGCGGCCTGGTGGCTGCCCGCGGACGTGTACTCGACGTTCGAGGTCATCGGGCAGGCCGTGAACACGGCTGGTTCGACCGACTCGGACAAGATCATCAAGGCGCTGGCCGGGTCCACGCACAACACGCTGTCCGGGCCCATCCAGATTCGTGCCGCCGACCACCAGTCGCTGCGCCCGCTGGTGCTGGTGCAGGTCAGCATCGTCAACGGCAAGCCCGAGCTGAAGACGGTGCGCCAAATCCCGGTCGGCGACGTGTCGCCGGCCGCGGACAGCGCCTGCAAGCTCTGACCGGACCGGCCGGCCCGGGAAACCCCGGACCGGCCGGCCGCCCTGAGGGGGCTTGGCCGGGACCCGCAAACAGGCCGACCCCGTCGCGAACGGGCCGCCCACCTGGTGCCGGCCCGGCCGGCCACCGTCATTGCCCCTGTTGCCGTCCACGCGGTCGCCTCCGACCGCGTCCCACCGCTTTCGCGGGAGGCGTCATCGTGACCGAGAACGGAACCGCCGCGCTGGTGCGCGGCGCCTGGCACGAATCGTTGGCCTGGGCCTGGGCCTGGGCCTGGGCCGGCGCCGAGGCGCCGCCGGCTCGGGCCGGTGTCCGGGTGCCGGTGCCGGAGGTTCCAGGCCGGGGCAGCGACGGCTAGGGCCGCGGTGGCGGGCCGGATGACCTCGCGGTTCAGGCCGTCAGCGGTGGGGGTCCAGCAGCGACTTGCCCTGCTGACGGCGTCCTTCGAGCGCCGCGTGCGCCTCGGCGACCCGGTCGAAGGAGTAGACCGGGCCGGGCTCGACCGACAGGGTGCCGCGGGCCAGCGCGGTGAACACGCTGGCCGCACGCGATCGGAAGGTCTCCAGGTCACGTACATGATCGGCGAGCCGAGGTCTGGTCAGGAACAGCGACCCTGCCTCGCCGAGTTCGATCGGGCTCAGATCATCGACGTTGCCGGCGACCGAGCCGTAGTTGACAACCAGCCCGCGCACGGCGGTGGCCCTGATGCTCTCGCGCAGCGTCGGCGAACCGATCGCGTCGTAGACCACGTCGGCACCGGCGCCGCCGGTCAACGCCCGCACCTGGTCGGCGAGGTTGGGCTGGTCGTAGCGCAGGACGTGGTCCGCGCCGAGGTTACGGACGATCTCGGCCTTGGCCGGCGAGCTCGTCGAGGCGATCACCGTCGCGCCCAGCGCATGGGCGTACTGCACCAACAGCCGTCCCACAGCGCCGGATGCGGCGTGCACCAGACAGGTGCTGCGTGGACTGAGACGGCCGACATCGTGGGCGAGATAGTGAGCGGTGAGGCCCTGGAAGATCGACGCGGCTGCCTGGGAGAGTTCCAGCTCCGGCGGGACCGGTGCGAGGCGCCGCGCCGGCACGATCGCGTAGTCGGCGTAGCTCCCCCACGACAGACACCACGCGACGCGGGCCCCGGCGTCGAAACCGCTCACGCCGTCGCCGGCCTCGACGACGATCCCCGCGCCCTCCATCCCCAGGCCGGTCGGCAGCCGCACCGGATAGGTGTGCGAGGTCGCGTACTTGCCCTGCCGGGTGTGGACGTCCATGAAGTTGATCCCGGCGAACTCGACGCGAACCAGCACCTCACCCGGTCCCGGGCGGGTGAGGGGCCGGTCCCACTGCTCCAGGACGCTCGCGTCGCCGTAACGGCTGATCCCTATCGCACGTACCACTGCGCTCCGCCTTTTCCTCGTGGCCAACCTGCCCTGAAACCAGCTCTTCACGGCCCCATCGGGAGGGGTTGCTTCGACCAAGTGACCCGCTTTAGTCTAAACGGTAGAACCATTCGAGCAAAGAGAGGTGTAGTCGCTTGACCTCCACAACGCATGACACCACTGACACGAGCACAACGGACTTCACCGAGCGCCTCGCCGCGGTCGGTCTTCGGATTCAGCAGCCCGGCGACGTACCGATCTTCACACCTGAGCCGAAGCCGACGATGGTGCCGATGCACTGGAAGTGGTCACAGCTGTCGGGCCTGATCGACGAGCTGAGCGAGCATCTGTCGCTGGCCCCGGGCAGCGGACGTCGCACTCTCAAGCTCACCAACCCCGGCCTGGAGTTCGGCACGACACCGACGTTCTGGGCCTCGATTCAGTACATCCTCCCGGGCGAGGTCGCCACCGCGCACCGGCACACGCCCGAGGCGTTCCGGTTTGTCATGTCCGGGCACGGCTGCCGCACGACGGTCAACGGTGAGAACTACGAGATGCACGCCGGCGACCTCGTGCTGACCCCGAGCTGGGACTGGCACGACCATGTGCATCACGGCGAGGAGCCGATGATCTGGCTCGACGTCCTCGACATCTCGCTCGTGCGCTTCTTCGACTCGATCTTCTTCGAGAACTACTCGGCCGACGTGCAGCCGGTCGACGAGGTCCCCGACGCGGGCTACCGCAGGTTCGGATCAGGCCTGCTGCGCCCGGTCGGCGCCGTCGCGACCGGCAACGACAACCCGCTGCTGGCCTACCCCAAGGCCCAGGCGGATGCCGCCGTCGCGCAGGCCGCCGGACTGCCGGCCGACCCGGTCGACGATGTCATCCTCGAATACCAGGACCCGACCACCGGCAACCCGGTCATGAAGACGCTGTCGATGAAGACACAGTTGCTGCGCAACGGCTTCCGAGGCCGGTCGGTCCAGCACACGGGGAGCAAGGTCTACTGGGTGATCGACGGTTCCGGCACGACCGAGGTGGCCGGCCGGCGATTCGAGTGGAGCAAGGGCGACTTCTTCGCGATCCCGTCCTGGGCCCCGCACCGGCACGAGAACGCCTCCGGTGCCGACGCGCGGCTGTTCCGCGTCGACGACTCCCCGTTGCTGCGCGCGGCCGGCCTCTACGTCGAGCGCCCGGTGCAGGACGAGACGATCAGCCGGTGAAACTGGCCGTCTTCAACGACTACCGCGTCGGAGTCGTCGTCGGTGACGAGGTCGTCGACGTCAGCGCCGTTCTGCCCGAGTTGTTCGAACGGTGGCCGATTCAGCGGATCAACTGGCTCATCGAGCACTGGGACGAGCTCGGGCCGCAGGTCCGCGCCGCAGCCGAGGACCACGCGCAGGCGCACCGTGTGGCCGACGTGACCCTCCGTGCCGCGAGCCCGGCCCCGAGGCAGTTGTTCGCCCTGCCCGCGAACTTCCACAAGCACCTGACCGAGCTCGGTACGCGCTCGGTGTCGAAGGGGCGCACCGCCCGCGAACAGGGCTTTTTCCTCAAGAGCGCCGGCTCCGTCATCGGCGCTGGCGAGGAGATCGTTCTGCCGCACGGGTCCGCACGCCGTTTCGATCACGAGTGCGAGCTCGCGGTCGTCATCGGCAAGTCCGGCCGCGACGTGCCGCGAGCCGATGCGATGGATCTCGTGTTCGGGTTCTCGACGCTGATCGACCTCACGATGCGGATAGAGCCGGGGGAGTTCGAAGAAGAGCGCTCCATGCGCAAGTCCTTCGAGAGCTTCACGCCGGTCGGCCCGTACCTGGTGACCGCCGCCGAGGTCGGCCCGCTGGAGGGGCTCGTGAGTCGGCTTTCGGTCAACGGCGAGCTGCGCCAACGCGCCCCGCTGCGCGATCTCATCGTCGACGTGCCGGAGGCGATCGAACTGATCACGTCGGTTGTGCCGGTGTTCCCGGGAGACGTCATCGCGATGGGCACGCCGCAAGGCGTCGGCCCGGTCGGGCCCGGAGACTCGGTGACCATCGGCATCGACGACGTCGGGCAGATGACACTGCCGGTCCGCGCCCGCGCGGCCGCGTCACCGAGGCCGTACTGATGATGAGCGAAGACCGCGGCTATCGCGCCGCCTTCTATCGCGGAGGCACCAGTAAAGCTCTGGTGTTCAACCGCGCGGACCTGCCCGCACGCGAGGAGTGGGCGTCGATCTTCCTCCGCGCGATGGGCAGCCCCGACCCGACCGGGCGCCAGCTCGACGGCATGGGCGGCGGACTGTCCTCGCTGTCGAAGGTCTGCATCGTCGAACCGTCCGATCACCCCGACGCCGACGTCGACTTCACCTTCGCGCAGGTGCAGATCCGTGAGTCGGTCGTCGACTTCGCCGGCAACTGCGGCAACATGTCGGCGGCCATCGGCCCGTTCGCGGTCGACGAAGCCCTGGTCGTCGTCGAGGACGGGACGGCGACGGTCCGGATCCGCAACGTCAACACCGACAAGATCATGCACGCGACGTTCGAGGTCCGGCAGGGTCGGGCAGTCAGCGCCGGGAAACTCGCCATTCCCGGCGTAGCCGGCACGGGGGCACCGGTGAAGCTCGACTTTCTCGCGCCCGGCGGGGCCACCACGGGCACCCTCTTGCCCGCCGGGGCCGCGACCGTCGAACTGTCCACGCCTGAGCACGGGACCTTCGCTGTGTCGATGGTCGACGCGGCCAACGCCTGCGCGTTCGTGTCCGCGGAGGCGGTGGGCCTCACCGGCGTGGAGATGCCCGAAGACCTCGAACGCCGCGGCGACGTGCTGGAGACGCTGATGTCGATCCGGCTCAGCGCATCGGTGGCGATGGGGATCGCGCCCGACCGGTACACGGCCGCGGCGAGGCCGGTGGTGCCGTTCATCGCCGTCGTCGCGCCGGGCCGGGCTTTCGTCACGCTCGACGGGGTCGCCGTGACGGGCGACGAGTCCGATCTGGCGATACGGATGATGTCCAGCGGCCAGCCGCATCGCGCGATACCGATGACCGGTGCGATCTGCGCCGCGGCGGCGGCCGCGATCCCGGGGACGATCCTGCACGACATCGCCGGCGCGAGGCCGACTCTGCGGCTGGGAACCCCGTCCGGAGTCATCACGGTCGCGGCGGAGCCCGACACCGATCACGGTGGGGGCTCGGCCGTTGCCGGGGTGAGGTCGGCTTCGATCTTCCGTACGTGGCGGCGTCTGTTCGACGGCACGGTCTATCCGCGGTGACCGGCGGTCGTGCACGGTAGCGACGGGTCCGGGTCGGGGGCGTGTGGTGAGGGCTCGTGAGCGGCTCGAAAGACCGTCTGGCAGCCGGCTGTCGGGACTCAGCCGGCTGCCAGCGGGCTGGCAGATCGGGGCCGGTCGCGCTTCTGGTCACGCTCCTGCTCGGACATGTAGGCCTCCAGGCGCTCAAGATGCGCGACGAGCTCCTCGATCGCGCCCTCGGCGTCCCGCTCGCGGATGAGTTCCAGAATGCGGCGTCGGGTGGCGACCACGGAGTGCTGCGGACCGTGGCCGACGACAGCGAGGCGAGCGGCGACGATGTCGGTGAGCGCGTCGATGAGCAGTGCGTAGACCTCGTTGTGCGTCGACCGTCCGAGGATCCGGTAGAAGTTCACGATCTGCTTTGCCCGGCGCTCCATGTCGGCCGGAGCGGTGAGCGTCTCGGTCTCGTCGATGTCGGCATCAAGCTCCTCGAAGTCCCGTTCGGTCCCGCGCTCGCACGCCAGCCGCACGGCCTCGCTCGTGATGAGGATCCTGGTCTCCAGGAGGCTGGCAGGCGACAGCTGACCGAAGAACGCGAGGTCATGTATCCCGCGGGTGA
Coding sequences within it:
- a CDS encoding ABC transporter substrate-binding protein, with translation MFSRKSTRRVGAALSAVALAAMVAACSSSGSGGGGKSSDVIKVGVLSSNNPTFALVSSQTISAAKAAAANIKTPGGQKLEVVPIENDGTPADAVQTVSRAVREDNVHFITGFFTSAIAAALSKQASQLGVVVLDADSKDPSLTAANCSNNYFRIAMSSVTFTRGAISVGLTKNAKTWDIVAADDATGHGAAEEFARQAKAAGITIVKQVFTPNGASDYAPYISKLKASPADALLVPLSGEDGQTFAKQANSFGLFPSYKLILGESLLSASDLAEGSALKGVQEVLTWNPDSASAEAATFLKEFPPQNKGVAAWWLPADVYSTFEVIGQAVNTAGSTDSDKIIKALAGSTHNTLSGPIQIRAADHQSLRPLVLVQVSIVNGKPELKTVRQIPVGDVSPAADSACKL
- a CDS encoding cupin domain-containing protein; this translates as MTSTTHDTTDTSTTDFTERLAAVGLRIQQPGDVPIFTPEPKPTMVPMHWKWSQLSGLIDELSEHLSLAPGSGRRTLKLTNPGLEFGTTPTFWASIQYILPGEVATAHRHTPEAFRFVMSGHGCRTTVNGENYEMHAGDLVLTPSWDWHDHVHHGEEPMIWLDVLDISLVRFFDSIFFENYSADVQPVDEVPDAGYRRFGSGLLRPVGAVATGNDNPLLAYPKAQADAAVAQAAGLPADPVDDVILEYQDPTTGNPVMKTLSMKTQLLRNGFRGRSVQHTGSKVYWVIDGSGTTEVAGRRFEWSKGDFFAIPSWAPHRHENASGADARLFRVDDSPLLRAAGLYVERPVQDETISR
- a CDS encoding quinone oxidoreductase family protein — encoded protein: MVRAIGISRYGDASVLEQWDRPLTRPGPGEVLVRVEFAGINFMDVHTRQGKYATSHTYPVRLPTGLGMEGAGIVVEAGDGVSGFDAGARVAWCLSWGSYADYAIVPARRLAPVPPELELSQAAASIFQGLTAHYLAHDVGRLSPRSTCLVHAASGAVGRLLVQYAHALGATVIASTSSPAKAEIVRNLGADHVLRYDQPNLADQVRALTGGAGADVVYDAIGSPTLRESIRATAVRGLVVNYGSVAGNVDDLSPIELGEAGSLFLTRPRLADHVRDLETFRSRAASVFTALARGTLSVEPGPVYSFDRVAEAHAALEGRRQQGKSLLDPHR
- a CDS encoding fumarylacetoacetate hydrolase family protein — its product is MKLAVFNDYRVGVVVGDEVVDVSAVLPELFERWPIQRINWLIEHWDELGPQVRAAAEDHAQAHRVADVTLRAASPAPRQLFALPANFHKHLTELGTRSVSKGRTAREQGFFLKSAGSVIGAGEEIVLPHGSARRFDHECELAVVIGKSGRDVPRADAMDLVFGFSTLIDLTMRIEPGEFEEERSMRKSFESFTPVGPYLVTAAEVGPLEGLVSRLSVNGELRQRAPLRDLIVDVPEAIELITSVVPVFPGDVIAMGTPQGVGPVGPGDSVTIGIDDVGQMTLPVRARAAASPRPY
- a CDS encoding PrpF domain-containing protein, with the translated sequence MMSEDRGYRAAFYRGGTSKALVFNRADLPAREEWASIFLRAMGSPDPTGRQLDGMGGGLSSLSKVCIVEPSDHPDADVDFTFAQVQIRESVVDFAGNCGNMSAAIGPFAVDEALVVVEDGTATVRIRNVNTDKIMHATFEVRQGRAVSAGKLAIPGVAGTGAPVKLDFLAPGGATTGTLLPAGAATVELSTPEHGTFAVSMVDAANACAFVSAEAVGLTGVEMPEDLERRGDVLETLMSIRLSASVAMGIAPDRYTAAARPVVPFIAVVAPGRAFVTLDGVAVTGDESDLAIRMMSSGQPHRAIPMTGAICAAAAAAIPGTILHDIAGARPTLRLGTPSGVITVAAEPDTDHGGGSAVAGVRSASIFRTWRRLFDGTVYPR
- a CDS encoding FadR/GntR family transcriptional regulator, translating into MTSDESLPSAPTDLTSARTGFTRVKARRGFQEIVNQVRAEIAAGNLRPGDKLPNERDMAQIFGVARQSVREATRVLEQAGLVTVSTGVTGGVFIAKGDTSVVTRGIHDLAFFGQLSPASLLETRILITSEAVRLACERGTERDFEELDADIDETETLTAPADMERRAKQIVNFYRILGRSTHNEVYALLIDALTDIVAARLAVVGHGPQHSVVATRRRILELIRERDAEGAIEELVAHLERLEAYMSEQERDQKRDRPRSASPLAAG